From Poseidonibacter antarcticus, the proteins below share one genomic window:
- a CDS encoding DUF4158 domain-containing protein: MNIEILTQQELKIFNVAKLLNYKEKEYCFEIKDDLLQKLKENYKIENIAIFIHLFGYFKLTHKFFNINDDSLKYISKRYDLVTSSKKIPERTIRTYKRLIREYFKINSYTDDIKLTIQKEANNLANNFIHRKKIFYILVNISTKLNIEVPSYTELTKIINIAINTQKKDILKRLEPLVKDEKLKLLDEFLEKEKESKNRYKVAYFRKLEHSTAKNQMTLSLGKLNNIKSKFNMLKKIIDTIGITANIAQYYAKWVEKGQTSQLNQTNILNQKFTLLSFVYYQYLIRNDNLIDRFIATVQSSKNSSFRAQKDFVFELEPRKNQILKSLEKATVSTIQDIKLFIKDEQLSANEKITQIENLIEKNEPIINNILSEKKVFDTIIENKYEFIEKKSISLQGKLSGIIKAIEFDDTTSKQNIISAIKYFRETSNITHNAPKEFLSDEEKKAVYDSGKFRIFLYKALLFFHISDAIKNGTLNLKYSLKYRNFEDYLIDKDEWNKNKYKLLKAHELDDLKDYEEFIKPVKEKLEQSFKQTNENIKKGFDTYFRVSLNNLVKLDMNININLNYF; encoded by the coding sequence GTGAATATTGAAATATTAACACAACAAGAACTAAAAATCTTTAATGTTGCGAAATTGTTAAATTACAAAGAAAAAGAGTATTGTTTTGAAATAAAAGATGATTTATTACAAAAACTGAAAGAAAATTATAAAATAGAAAATATTGCGATATTTATTCATCTTTTTGGGTATTTCAAACTTACACATAAATTCTTTAATATAAATGATGATAGTTTAAAATATATATCAAAACGATATGACTTAGTAACCTCTTCAAAAAAGATACCAGAAAGGACTATAAGAACATACAAACGACTTATTAGAGAATATTTCAAAATTAATAGTTATACCGATGATATAAAATTGACCATTCAGAAAGAGGCAAATAATCTCGCTAATAACTTCATCCACAGAAAGAAAATATTTTATATCCTTGTAAATATTTCAACGAAACTAAATATTGAAGTTCCAAGCTATACAGAACTAACTAAAATTATCAATATAGCAATTAATACTCAGAAAAAAGATATTTTAAAAAGATTAGAACCTTTGGTAAAGGATGAAAAATTGAAATTGTTAGATGAATTTCTTGAAAAGGAAAAAGAGTCTAAAAATCGATATAAAGTTGCCTACTTTAGAAAGCTTGAGCACTCCACAGCAAAGAATCAAATGACGCTTAGTTTGGGAAAATTAAATAATATAAAATCTAAATTCAATATGTTAAAAAAGATTATTGACACGATAGGAATAACAGCTAACATAGCACAGTATTATGCTAAATGGGTAGAAAAAGGGCAAACTTCACAACTTAATCAAACAAATATACTCAATCAAAAGTTTACTCTTTTATCATTTGTATATTATCAATATCTCATACGAAATGACAATCTTATTGATAGATTTATTGCTACTGTTCAAAGCTCCAAAAACTCTTCATTTAGAGCTCAAAAGGATTTTGTTTTTGAACTTGAACCGAGGAAAAATCAAATATTAAAATCTCTTGAGAAGGCTACTGTATCAACAATACAGGACATAAAATTGTTCATCAAAGATGAACAATTATCAGCAAATGAAAAAATTACACAAATTGAAAATCTTATAGAAAAGAATGAGCCTATAATCAATAATATACTTTCTGAAAAGAAAGTATTTGATACCATTATTGAAAATAAATACGAATTTATAGAGAAAAAATCTATATCACTTCAGGGTAAACTTTCGGGAATAATCAAAGCAATTGAGTTTGATGATACAACTTCAAAACAGAACATAATTTCTGCGATAAAATATTTTAGAGAAACTTCTAATATTACACATAATGCACCCAAAGAGTTTCTTAGTGATGAAGAAAAAAAAGCAGTTTATGACAGTGGTAAATTTAGGATTTTTCTTTATAAAGCATTACTCTTTTTTCATATAAGTGATGCTATTAAAAATGGTACACTAAATTTAAAATACTCATTAAAATATCGGAATTTTGAAGATTATCTTATTGATAAAGATGAATGGAATAAGAATAAATACAAGCTTCTAAAAGCTCATGAATTAGATGATTTGAAAGATTATGAGGAATTTATAAAACCAGTTAAAGAGAAGCTCGAACAGAGTTTCAAGCAAACAAATGAAAATATAAAAAAAGGTTTTGATACTTATTTTAGAGTAAGTTTAAACAATTTGGTCAAATTGGACATGAACATTAATATAAACTTAAATTATTTTTAA
- a CDS encoding MalY/PatB family protein — translation MNFDKEVIRWNTNATKYKNAEEIIPMCVADMDFLSSEHLRNDLVLKLTKSIYGYSYISLDFYNSIIKWIKVEYNWNIKKENILYSQSVLSSITSAIQSLTDINDDILLLTPEYHAFFYLITRNNRNVIECPLKEYERNYSIDFSILESLLTKKTKVLLFSSPHNPIGKVWTYEELKELGNFCLKNNLIILSDEIHADLTFQRLKHIPIASISDDISNITLTFNSPSKSFNLVGLTLSYIVGTNKEYLSKIEKQLTINLYNKVNVLNEFNLINAYKQINWLNELKKYLNDNILISNNFFLHKKSKIKFNIPDATYLIWLDFREFNLSNDEIEKRLLENAKVRLLNGNDFCNMGEGFFRMNIALPRKKLKRALEQINNEFNKINHPIKNSLNE, via the coding sequence ATGAATTTTGATAAAGAAGTGATTCGTTGGAATACAAATGCAACTAAATATAAAAATGCAGAAGAAATAATACCTATGTGTGTTGCAGATATGGACTTTTTAAGTTCAGAACACTTAAGAAATGATTTAGTACTAAAATTGACAAAATCTATATATGGTTATTCTTATATTAGTCTAGATTTTTATAATAGTATAATAAAGTGGATAAAAGTAGAGTATAACTGGAATATAAAAAAAGAAAATATTTTGTATTCACAATCTGTACTATCTTCAATAACATCAGCAATTCAAAGTTTGACAGATATTAATGATGATATATTATTACTTACCCCAGAATATCATGCCTTTTTTTATTTAATTACAAGAAATAATCGAAATGTAATTGAATGTCCATTAAAGGAATATGAGAGAAATTATTCAATTGACTTCTCAATCTTAGAAAGTTTATTAACAAAAAAAACAAAAGTACTGTTATTCTCCTCACCTCATAATCCAATAGGAAAAGTTTGGACTTACGAGGAATTGAAAGAATTAGGTAACTTTTGCTTAAAAAATAATTTAATTATTTTATCAGATGAAATACATGCTGATTTAACATTTCAAAGATTAAAACATATACCAATTGCAAGTATTTCTGATGATATATCAAATATAACATTGACTTTTAATTCTCCCAGTAAGAGCTTTAATTTAGTGGGATTAACATTATCCTATATCGTAGGAACAAATAAAGAATATTTGTCTAAAATAGAAAAACAACTAACTATTAATCTATATAATAAGGTCAACGTGTTAAATGAATTTAACTTAATTAATGCATATAAACAAATTAATTGGTTAAATGAGTTGAAAAAATATTTAAACGATAATATTTTAATCAGTAATAACTTTTTTCTACATAAAAAATCAAAAATTAAATTTAATATTCCTGATGCAACTTATTTAATTTGGTTGGATTTTAGAGAATTTAATTTATCCAATGATGAAATAGAGAAAAGATTATTAGAAAATGCAAAAGTGAGATTATTAAATGGAAATGATTTTTGTAATATGGGCGAAGGTTTTTTTAGGATGAATATTGCATTGCCAAGAAAAAAATTAAAAAGAGCTCTTGAGCAAATAAATAATGAATTTAACAAAATAAACCATCCTATAAAGAATAGCTTAAACGAATAG